AACTGCAAAGCTGACTCTACTCTAAaccccagtggttttcaaactttagcGTGCATTAGACTCACCAAAAGAGCTTGTTAAAACAGGTCGTTGGGCTCCAGCCCCAGGGGTTTTGATTCAGTAAGTTTTGAGATGGGGCTGGAGAATTTGTATTTCCAGCAAgattccaggtgatgctgatactaaTGGTCTGGGGACAACACCCTGGGAACCCTCCATGACTCCCCAGGACCCCAGGGAAACATCCAAACTCAGTTGTTTTCCAGAGCCTGCATAATCTCATCCCTGTTGTCCTTCCTATCCCAGGCATCTCTTTTCTCCCTCTATAGTCCAAAGCCTAGTCACACGGAGCGACTTGAATATCCTTGATCAGGCATGCTTGCTCTCCTCCAGAGTGTGCACATGCTGTAACACCCTCTGGAATGCTATTCCCTACTTTGTCACCGGCTGACCACTTTCCTCCTTTCAGGTCTTGTCTGTGATATGTGAGCAACCCCCATCCTTCCCCTGACCATGCTAGGCCATGTCTGTCTGGGAATGGGTCTTTGTTTCCCACTGCATCACAGGCCCCGTGAGGGTAGGGCCTAGGGCTTTCTCTGTCACTTGTTCCCAACTCTGTGCAACACAGCACATTATAGGTGTTCTATGTAAATGAAGAGCTGACAGGGGTCTGTGcttcccaccccccagcccaACCCCACAGACCAGGGAGGGTGACTTCATCTGAGGGAAGAAATCCAGCAGCTGTGTACCTGAGCCCTTCTAGActcacagaggcagagagactgGGGTGTCCTCATGGCACCCCCCCCACTCAGGAATATAGCCCCACCAAGGGGAGGGCCTCTGTTACCTTGATGCACAAGGTACACCCTACAGCATCACTTATGACAGCAAAAGACTGGCAGCCACCCACATGTCCGTTAATGAAACGCGGAAATAATTTATGGGATGTGGATCCTAGAGGAGGCACCACAGACATAAAAAAGGATAGGAGACCTACTTGTGTGTCTCTTGAATGATCTCTGAATGACACTGGGTTggtgaaaaaagcaaggtgcagaaaAGAGAATATTAGAAAAGCATATAAAaccatacatgtatatatgaaacatataatatgaaaaagatgCAGAAATGAGAATAACCATTAGCTGACATTTTACTGAgcaccagacactgttctaagagctttacagTATTAAATTGCTTAATTCTCCAACAAGTCCACGAGGTAGGTGCTGTTATCATACCATTTCACAGATTGGCAAACTCAGGCACAGGAAGGTGAAATCACTTGCCCAAAACCACAGAGCCTAGAAGTGACAGAGTTCAGATTTATACCCAGGGACTTTGCCTCCAGAGTCTGGGATTGTAACCACCTCACTGTACTAGGTACCACTTATGtagagtgaaagaaaaaaattaataagacacatatacacacacatgtatattgcTGGTACATGCCTAGGAGACCTGAGAAATCTGTCAACACAGCCCAAGTACAGGAGGAAGACTTACTTTTCACTGTACAGtcttttctactttttccatttttaagcatgtgctttctttttttaatatcttgaaCTGAGCAGGGCCTGATTTCTTTTTCCGGGGGAATTTGGAAGGAGAAGTGGTGTGGAGCAGAAACCAGATCCCACAGGCACCTCCCCCAAGCAACTGCCTTCCACCCAGCTAGTGACTTTAGCAGCAGGGTCAACGACCATGCTGAGGAGCCAGGAAGGTTGGGAGACTGAGAAAGAGCTAGACAGTGGGTGTTTCTGAGCCTCGTGGGACAAGGTGACCAACAAAAACCTTGTCCAAATCCCAGTTTTGCatttcctgtgtgaccttggataagttatttaacccctctgggcctcctttcctcatctgcaatATGGAGAATGTACCTGACTCACAGAGTTGCTGAGAGGGTTAAATAAATTCTTGTGTATCAGGGGCttggaacaatgcctggcacatagtaaatccTATATAAGTGTTTTCTATCACTgttattaaaacaattttgtgTGACTTCTTAGCATCATTTGACAATGTTGCCTTCTCCCTCCTTAAAATTCTCTCATCTCTTACCAATACTCCccactctcctggttttcctacTCCTCTCTAGAActccttttctgtctcctttgtAAGCTCTTCTCTCTGGTAGGAGGGCATTGGTTGAAGGGTCACTGCTCACCATATGGGGCTGTTACgttaattagaaaaagaagtcCCCTTTGGGCATATTCAGCCATGAACTTCAGCCCCTATTTGTTTCCACCCTACCAGCCAGGCATCCCTTATGTAGGTCCCAACCTGCATAATTGTACATCACTGCCTTGGCTGATCAGTTTATTGATGTCTGCCCATTCTCCCGACTTTCTGCCTTTCTAATAGAAGCCCAATTTTGTTCAAGTATTCACCAGCCTGCAAACTAAAacctcagccccagcctcagaGCTGGGCGGCAGGGGGAATCCTGAGGAATCCAAACTAATCATGGTGATGCCATCACTCTGGCCAATGATTGGGTCAGGATGTGCATGTGAACCAATTTTGGCCAATGAGATGGAAGAGGAAGGCTGCTGGGAGACACTGGGAAAAGGTTTCCTTGTTTCCAAAAAGGCACCATGGGAAGagatgcccccccccccaccgcaccCCGCCAACTTCCTGTACTAAAAATTAACATGTCTGACTGTGACGCCTGGATCTGTGGCAGCCACTCTGGGGCCATGAGGAGAGCCCATGTGGGAGCCAAGCCTTCAGCTGAGGGtaacagagcagagagagagggaacctGGGACCACAAGACCCTCTTGGAGCTGTGGATTGTATCATGCCTGGAGCTGTCCCCAACTCTGGTGATGTACAATATACAACCATCTCATTGTTTCAGCCAGTGCCAGTCAGGATTTGGTTGATTGCAACCCAAATCTTTCCTtactgatataaatatataaataccctAAGGCTGATTTCTCAAGGCTGGTCGTCTCTCTTCATTCCCACCCAGAGCTGTCATACCCACCTTcatggccttggtttcctcatctgtctccAGCCTCAACCACCCACTGAGCCCTTGCCCTGAGGGTCCTGTAACCTCCTGATGCCTTCTCCTGTGTGTCCCGTTAGCCCTTCACAGCCACCATGTTCCAAACAAGCCTCAGCATCTCCCTTCAAATCTGTTCTTTCTCCCAGGCTTACCTCAGGGGCAGCTGACAAACCTTGGACCTTTCTCTGGCCTTATCCCTCCCAAGTCTGTAAGGCTTATGGCCTGTCCATTTGGCCTTCTGAGCATCCCTTGACtcgccccctcctcctcttcccttggcCCTACCCAGTCCCATTGTCTCCTGCTTTGTTCCTGCCCCAGCCTCCCCTGGGCGCCCAGCCTCAGTGTCCCCCTGCAAACAGCAGCTAAAACCCAAACTTAACCATGGCCCTCTCCTGCTCAAAACCCTTCCATGGCTCTCTAATGCCCTCAAGAAAGAAGCCAAGTTCCCAAGATGGTCCTTTAAGGATGCTTACGATATGGCCATGTCCACTgataatattatcattatttaccTCATATGTAAAGTACCCAGAACAGGGCCTGGCCAAAGAAAGCATCACAGAATAACATGGCAGGCTCTGTGAAATCATCTTTTGAAGTAACTATTGTTAttgccattttactgatgaggaaaccaagaatCACAGAGGCAAAGTGACCACCGAAGGACACAGGCAGGACTGAGTTGGGATTTGAGCCCAAGCAGGCTGGCTTCAGAGCCCAGTTCCCCTAATGTAATTAGTCCTTGGTAAATGGGAACAGCTGTTACAATGGTGTCTCACGAAGAGCAGTGCCTTAGCTTCCGGCCTGCCAGGCTGCTGAAGAAGATTCTATCACACAAGCCTACCCCAGGAGTCTCCGAATGTGTCTTGCTCCCTGGATACACTTGAGGAAAATGAGTCAGGTACACCTTCTTCCCCGGACTCCTCCTCAGTTTTCAGGTCTGAGTTCAGTtgccccttcctccaggaagccctccctgaccttcCAGGCTGGATTGGGTACATTCCCTGTGCTCCCTCCACCCTAGCCCTGACCACTCTGCCCACCGCCACCCTCACCCCCCCCACTGAAGTCCTGCCTGTTATGGACTGTCACTGTGTGGGGACAGGTCTGTCTACCTTACAGGATGGCAAGCCCCAGGAGAGCAGGGCCCAGACCATCTGGAACACTACTATGTCCCTAGAACTGCCCAGCATGGGTTGGCACAGAGGAGGGAgttttgaatgagtgaatatactcttcccacttgacagatgaggagaTCAAGGCTCTGAGAGGGCCGGTCACTTGGCCAAAGTGGAGTGACTGATCTAGCACCTGAAATGAGGTCTGAGCCCAGAGCCTGGGAGAATCAGCAGGTGGTGAGTGGCAGATGGCGTGAGTAAAAGAATGAGAAACAGAGAGATGGTgagagggaaagacagagacGGTGAGAAAGCCGGGGAAGCACAGAGTGTGCAGGGAGatgagaggaggggcaggggaaaCAAGGCAATGCTGGTTCCTGGATCCGGGTGGTGCTCAGGCAGGTAAGACAAAGGACAGACGGGTAGCGGAGGCAGGGCCTCAGGAACACTGGCATGTGCTTGTGGACGTGCTAGTTTGTCAGTCCACTCCCTTGGGCCCCTCAGCCGCAGGCCAGGTCCACAGCCTCGCGACGCCTGCCCCAGCTACCTAGGGATGGAGGCGTAGTCGGGGTGCAAGCCGGTGGTGAATTGCTGGCGTGGCTCTGGCTGGCGGCCCAGAATGTCCACCCGATCATCCCCATCCTCGTCGAAGCTGGTAGGGCATGGGCTGGGCAGGAGGATGAGCTCTGTGAGGCCATGAAGGTCAGACACACAGCGGAAAGTCTGCAGCACGAGCACCATGGCGACCAGGCCCAGGAAGAGGTAGACTGCAGAGACGGCAGAGGGGCGATGGGTGGACTCAGACCTCCAGGTCATGGCCGCGGGGCTACAGGACCCCCCAGGATGGGGCAGTGACTTTCAACTCTCCCCTGGGTTGGGGCCAGGTCCCCCTCAGACCCGGCCCTCGGTCCCCGGCCAGCCACCCCACTCACCTGTGACCAGCACCTTGTAGAGGGCCCGGTAGGGCTGGCCGGGGGCCTCTCCAGGTACATAGTCACCCAGGCCAATGGTGGACAGAGAGATGAAGCAGAAGTAGAAGGCGTCCAGGAAGCTCCAGGCCTCCTCAAGGTGGGCAAAGACTGCGGCCGGCACCAGGAAGCAGATGGTCACCACGACCCCCAGCAGGACCGCCAGGTGCCAGCGGGCCACCTGCGGGGGGTGGCAGCCCCAGCGCCGGCTCAGCCAGGACAGGGGCGCGTGGAAGAGCAGCAGGGACAGGCGCTGGGCTGAGGCATTCAGCAGCAGCATGGTGGCCGGCACGCCCAGGAGCGCAAAGGCGATGGAGAAGGCCTTGCCCCCGTCAGTCAGCGGCGTCGTGTACCCGTAGCCTGTGGGAGCGAGGGGGAAAGCCTTCTGCCCACTCGGCACCCACTCCGGGGTCTGTGGCCACTCTAGACCAAGGACTAATTTCACTCTTGAACCCACCTCTCCTAGAGTCTCTCGTCTCCAGTGATGGCACCTCCACCCTTCCTGCTGTTCAGGCCAAGAGCCTGGTGTCATCCTCGACTCCCTTGTCACTCACACCCAGTTTCTGTCTGTTGTCTCAACCTTCAGACAGATCCAAAACCCACCCACTCGCCCCACTCCACCCCACGGCTCCATCCTGGTCCTGTCTACCCAGCAGCCTCCTGCctggtctcccttcctccctcaggcAGCCAGAGGGACCCTGTGAACACACGAGTCAGGTCATATCCCTGCCCTGCTCAGAGTCCCCCTGTGGCTCTATCTCACTCAGGTAAAAGGACAAAGTCCTTATGGTGACCCACGGGGTACCACACAATCCAGGGCAGCacgctcccacctcagggcctttgtactggCTGTTCTTTCCGAGTGGAACACTCTTCCCCCAGGTATCCACAtggctcccttcctcccctccttcaggtctgctcaaatgtcaccttctcagtgacaCCCTCACCACTTTAAAGTATTACAGCCTCCTACCCAACTcttctttttagtttgttttcataGCACTGAACACCTTCTAGCATACTAtatggtttatttatttggttactgTCTGTCTCCCCAGGGGGTgccagctccaggagggcaggagcttctgtctgttttgttcactactgtagCCCTGGTATCTGGCATAGAGTGGGCACTTGATCGATAGTCAAAATAATGAATAAAGGGTGCAGGCTTTACCCTGgctcaaagcctcagtttcctctactCTAAAATGGGTGTGACAAGCCCCACTGTGCTCCCGGAGACTGTGGGAACACAGGAAGGCCAGGGTGGGTGTGAGTTCTGCAAACAGAAACACGATAAAGGGGAATTCAGGTGCGGGTGAAACTGGATCACTTTGGCAGTGTGtaatttaaaatctcttttgATTTCCCAAATAAAGCAAACCAAAGGGTCAGAGACATGACTGGAGCGGTAAGGGGCCCAGTTTATGTTGACAGTAAAATGTCCTGCCCAAAAGACTGCAGATCCAGCCCTGTGACCCATAAGAAAGTGTGGAAGCATTGCACATACAAGCAGGCTTTCCCCTGAGCCCGTCTTCCACACGAAAGGATCCCCTGGCTTTTATATACTCaaaggaattgaaagcagagGCTTGAAGAGATACctgtatacccatgttcatagcagcattcttcacaatagccaaaaggtggaaacaaaccTAGTGTCCATAGATGGATGAACGGATCAACAAAATGTAaatacaaacaatggaatattattcagccttttgaaggaaggaaattctgacacatgctgcaacatggatgaagcttgaggatattatgctaagtgaaataagtcagtcacgaAAAGACAAATcctctgtgattccatttatacgcagtacttagtgtagtcaaaatcatagagacagaaagtagaacggggacttccctggtggcgcagtggttaggaatccgcctgccaatgcaggggacgcaggtttcagccctggtctgggaagatcccacgtgctgcggaacaactaagcccgtgcaccacaactactgaacctgtgctccagagcccgcgagccacaactactgagcccgcatgccacaactactgaagtccgcgtgcctagagcccgtgctccgcaacaagagaagccacagcaatgaggagcccgcgcaccacaccaaagagtagcccccgctcgccacaactagagaaagcccgtgtgcagcaacaaagacccaacacagccagaaaaaaaaaagaaaaagaaggtagaATGATGGCTGCCAGTAGCTGAGGAGAGGGGCCAATGGGGAGTTAGTATATAAGGGTATAGATTCAGTTTTGCGTGATaagaagagttctggagatggatggtggtgatagttgcacaacagtATGAATGTAcctaataccactgaactgtacacttaaaaatggttaagacagtaaattttatgttatgtgtattttgtcgcaataaaaaaaaaaaactagggaaaATTAAAGGATCCTCTAGTTCTTGCTAGAGAACAGGTGGCCACCACCTGGAATAAAGACATTCCCTCCTCCAGTGCAGGTAGTTTATAGCcaatgaggtataatttatagCCAATGAGGTATATATGAAAGAAGCAAGCAATTTCCAGGAAGTGTCCTTAGAGAAAGGGAGATGCctatcttccttctttcctccctcctcctgctgCCTGGAACACAGATATGAAGGCTGGAGGTGAGCAGCCATCTGGGACCATGAGATGAGCTTGGGAATGGAAACCGTGCCCAGGAGTTATGAAGGAACACGAAGGTCTCTGACCATGCAGCACCATCCTGGTCTTGGACTGACTCCCTTgaatgtgagcaagaaataaacttccatcttaTTTAAGCAGCTGTTATTTGAGGTTTATCACTTATGGCTCCAAGCTTCATTAATACAAGGCTTTTGATAGAGAAACTCCAGCAGCCTAGCTGAAATGACAGGTTTGTAGATGACACGAAATccttataaacagaaaaatcataGAGTTAGAATAGAATGGGGGTTGTGAGCCTCAACTTGCTACCTCCAAGAGAGCCAAGTCCAAATCGGTGCCTTGTTATTTGGTCCCTGCATCACCTTGGCCAAGTGatttctcctctctgagcctcagtttcctcagagtACTGCAAAATGGCCTCATAAACAATGCCTTCCTCAAATGCAGGTTGGGACAGGGTGTAGCACCTAGCATGGGCATAGAAAGAGTTAGCATGACTGTAATGCTCGCTCCCTCCCCCCATTCCCAGTTGCAGGTGAGTCGACTCCTCCAGCCCTGGCCTCAATCACAGCAAGGCTGCCTGGACCAGCTCCAGGCCCCAGGTCTTCCTCAGAAGACTAGGGCCTATGACAAGACCCCTCAGAAGACTAGGGCCCATAGGCCCAAGACCAGGGACGCTGTGGGAGAGGTCTCTCTGAATGACGTATGGTCTTCCATTTCTCCAGATACTTTCAGGGCTCCCGGCTTCaccagcaacaataataataactgagGCTCTGTCAGTCTCAGTTATTATTACCGGCACTTCACATGGACACACTCCCACCTTGACCAAATtttagtcaggctcctctgagccctcttcctttttttttctttttttttttttgtttggctgtgccacgcggcatgtgggatcttagttccctgaccagggatcaaacatgcgtccctgcattggaagcgcagagtctaaaccactggaccgccagggaagtcctgagtccTCTTCTTGACTAAGCCCAGTTTTAGCAGGAATCCTCAGTTGATTTAGGGAGAATCCCCCCACTCTTGATATCTGATCAGATTCCTCACCATCCACCACTGATATTGAAGTCCTTGGCCGGTATTTAGCAAGAATCCTATTAAgccagtttagcaagaatccccctACCTTCCATGTCTCCTCttggtaattttccatccactgaccccttCACTTTGCTCTCAGCTCTAAATCTCCAGCTGTCTTTGCTATATTCGGAATTGAGTTCGGTCTCTCTCCCCTGTTGCAATAACCTACCATTTTTAACAAatgtcagaataatttttttttaaatatacatacatcACCCTCCTTCATTCATGCAAGCCTAAGAGGTAGTGTGGTGTGTTGGTTAACAGCATGGGACTCTGAGGCCTGACAGCCTCAGTTCAAAACCGCACGCTATACTTCCtacctgtgtggccttgggcaagttgtccaacctctctgggcctccgtttctATTGCTGAAAAATAGAACCACTAATGGTACCTGCCTCACAAGGCTTATTGTACTGAGTGAGTTAAAGTCCATATGTGGTTAAGTCCTCTACCAGGTATTACTATTACTGTGAAGTAGGgagtgttattatccccattttatagatgagggaggACACTGACAATTAGAGATCACCCAGACGGTGCCTGCCTTGAGTCTGGCTTCTTCACCTGTCTTGCCTGGGACAACTTCTCCGAAACCAGGATCTgggaggagacagagggagagtgAAGCCGGGGAGCAGGTTGGGCAGGCCCAGCCAGCAACTGGGAAGAGTCTGTGGGAAGCATCCAGCCCTGCTGCCGGGGGCCTTGGTTTGCTGACCCACACAACAATGACAGGGCACAGaaggcaaaggctgcctgctATTGCCGGCAGGGAAGGGGAGTTAGGAGTCTGGGCTAGCCGGGCCCCAGCCACCTCCCCATCCAAATCCTAGCAAAGAGGCAAAGAGGAAGTTTGGGGGCTTTGGAGGGGCTGTGGGAGGACCAGCAGAGCCTGACAACAAAGGGATTTTCCAGGTCTGAGGGGCCCCAAGGTGAGGGATTTCCCGGGTAGGGCTGGGAGGGGGTGTCAGTCCCACCTGAGGCTGTAGGGGTCCAGAGAAGGGGATCTGTGGGGTCCAGTCAGTAATCTGAAATCAGAGGCCAGTGTCCTGGTTTGAAAAGAATCCTGGTTTGGGGCTGGGGTCCTGGGTCCAGAGGAAGAAGGGGGACAGGCACCAGTGTGGATGTTTTCTGGATCACAAATGGGATTGGAAGGGGAATCCTCAGGCAGAAGGGGCTCCTGAGCCCAAGGATGCCTGAGGGGACATGATGGGGGTAGACAATGCtacagggaggatgggaggggggTGTGTGTCTCAGGTCCTGGCTGAGAGTGTCACGGGTGGAAAGTGGTAATGGTCTTGAGAGGACAGTGCGTGTGGGGGGGTCTGGGGTACAGAGAGCCTGGAGTGTCCTTGATGGAGGGAGAACTTCAGGTCCAGAGCAGGCTACAGCAGGGTTGGGGTGGAGAGAAAGGTCCCAGCTGTGGGTCTGGAGGAGACTGAAGGGGTCCCAGGTCCCCAGGAGGTTCCCTTTCTTGGGAAATTCAGGTTGGGCAAGGGGTCTCGGGGGAGGGGTAGCAGGTGCAGAGAGCTGACTCCCTGGGCTGGCATCCTGGGGAGGGGGGCAATTCTGCTCTCAGGGACAGTGTGTGAGGAGGGCGCTGGGGTCCCAGGTGGTTCTGGAGTTCTTACGAGGGGTGTCAGGGTCCAGAGAGTGGTGAGAGTCTCAGCTAGGGGTTCTCAGGTTCAAAGAGGTCTGCAaagaatttcctggtggtccagtggttaggactccgcacttccactgcagggggcatgggtttgtattcagggaactaagattcatGTGGTGGCcaacataaataaacaaaggaGTCCCCATGGGGAGTCCCTGGCTTGGAAAACAGTAGGGGTTTTTGCTGGTGCCGTTTTaggactggaggggtgggagtcCTGGCTAGGGAGCTTCTGGTTGGAAAGTCAGCGGTCCTTCCTGAAGGTACTCTAGTTTTCTCACACACTTCCACAGCTGGGGGCTGCTGAATTGGAAGTCTCACGTTCAGAGGGAACAGGGGTGTCCCTATTGGGAGGAAAACCCTGCACTGAGGGCTCCTCAATACAGAGATGTTAAGATGGAGTGGGATACGTGAAGAGGGGCCCTGTGTCTGCAGTCAGGGCTACCTGCAGGGGAGTATGAGGGTGGGGGTGGTCCTTGGtcaggaggagggcagggccccTTGCTGGGGAGTGGTCTAGGTCCAGagggctagaagtctgagatagGGGCCCCAGGTTCTGGCTGAGGGATGTCTACTGGCAGTAAGATCTTTAGGGATAGCAcctggagagggtctggagatTCAGGGTTCTCACTGGGGCACCAGGGTCAGGAGGAGATTGGGGTAAGGCTTCCCAAGGGCAACCCAGAAGGACGTATCTGGAGAACCAGGAGACAATGTTGGAGGGGATGGCGGTCTGAGCCAGAGGGAGCTGGCTCAGCATGGCTGACGTCCCAGTCCAGATGGGGCGAGGGACTCAGGCAGAGGGTCCGGGGTTCTCGCAGGAGGTCTCTGAGGGTAGTTCTAGGCCCAGAGGGGACTGGACAGACCCGGGTCTCCAAGGGAGTTAAGGCAGAGGAATGAGGTCCCAGATGCTCGCCGGAAGGTACTCTGAGGGTGGCTCTGGTCCCCGAGGGAACTGGTGGATTTCCTACTGGGAGGAAAGGCATGGATGGAGGCTCCCCAAGGTGGAGGAGCCCATGAGTGTGGGTCCCAGGTCCTCGTTGGGGGGTTTTGAGGGGATCTTGGGCTCAGAGTAGATCAGGAATGATCCGCCGGGATCAGGGTATTTCGTGGCGGCTCCTGGGTCCCTAGGGAGGCGGGGGCTCCGGGGGGTCCCGGGTCGGGGGCTTGGGGCGGCGCTCACGTACCCACGGTGGTGACCAGCGTGCTGGCGAAGAAGAGCGCCGAGGCGAAGTCCCAGGCGGGGTCCGAGGCGTTGGCGGACCCCGAGGCGTTGGCGAGTGCTGCGCGCCCCAGCCGTCCTGCCGCCAGCATCCGCTCCACGAAGGCGTCCAGGGCGGGGGCAGCCACACACGGGCTGCGCTGCAGCAGCTGCTGGCGCAGAGTCTGCAGCTCAGCTCGGAGGCGGTCTTCGTGCGGCCGCTCCAGCCGCGCCACCAGCAGCGCGCCCAGCACCAGGTAAGCCATGTACGCCGCCAGGGCGCCCGCCAGGAGCGCTCCCCGCCGCATGGCGCAGCCGGCCGGCCCGCCAAGCTCCCGGCCGCCCCGCTGACGTGGCCCCTGTCTCCCGACCGCCAGGCGCCCAGCTTCAGTTCCGGGAGTGCTTGACGCGCGGCCCCCAGCGCcccaaagaggaagaagaagaaaaaggggaggggcgggggtggaggaaactgaggcacgccCCACCGCCAGGTGTGAAGACCGGGAGGGAGGAGACCAGCGCTCCCGGAGCCAGGAGACCGGCGGGATGCTTGGGTTGGGGGTATCCTTCCattcctcccctttccttcctttgtttCCTCCCCGGAGCCGCGGCTCCCTACGCCAGAGAGAATAGTAAGTATCTTTTCGGCTCGCGGTCCGAGGAGTCGCTCCCCGACTCCTTAGGGCCATTGCTCAAGGCTGCGAAGGTTGTGCGCCGCACCGGGGCGCGTGGCTGAGGGGACAAGGGGACAAACTGAAATCCAGCCCTCGCTCCACGCGCCAGGTCGTGCGTTCTGGAGTGGGACTGCGTCCACCTGGAGGGAACCCCTGTCTAACGCACAAAGGGGACACCACAGGGCCAGGTGTCACCTGTGCCCTCACAGAGTGGGGATCCTTAGCTATTCACCAAATCTTTGCTCAGCCCTCACTTTGTGCCCGGTGCTTTGCTGGGTGATGCTGGGGACACGCAGTGACCAAGACAGTccctgggccctgccctcggGGGGCGGGGACTCCCCGCACTTCAACCGAGTGACAGCCCAGAGGGTCAGGGCTGTGATAAGGGAAGCACAGGCAGAGTGACAGGGGCTGGGATGGCGAAGCCTAGAGGACTGTGCAGCCAGGAGTCATAACTGAGAGACTAGAACAGTCTTCTGTTCTAGGTCCCCAGAAAAGACAGTGTCtcagaagaggaaagggaaagcCACAGTGACACGGCCACTTGCTGACATCCTTCCGGAGTGCTATCACTCCCCAGAAGTCATTTCTACCATTATCTTTGCCTGAGATAACTGGAGGAGACTGAGGGACAGAAAAGGGGAGGCTGAGGGGGAGACAGGGTTAGACAAAGGGGGAGACGGAGGGTAGAGACAGGAGAGACTAAAGTAGCTTAATGTTCAGGGCCCCTCACTTGCAGGTGTGCCCGTGTGTGCTCACTTGCTGGGGGTTATAATGTTTTTGGGCAAACCA
This genomic window from Mesoplodon densirostris isolate mMesDen1 chromosome 19, mMesDen1 primary haplotype, whole genome shotgun sequence contains:
- the KCNK6 gene encoding potassium channel subfamily K member 6, with translation MRRGALLAGALAAYMAYLVLGALLVARLERPHEDRLRAELQTLRQQLLQRSPCVAAPALDAFVERMLAAGRLGRAALANASGSANASDPAWDFASALFFASTLVTTVGYGYTTPLTDGGKAFSIAFALLGVPATMLLLNASAQRLSLLLFHAPLSWLSRRWGCHPPQVARWHLAVLLGVVVTICFLVPAAVFAHLEEAWSFLDAFYFCFISLSTIGLGDYVPGEAPGQPYRALYKVLVTVYLFLGLVAMVLVLQTFRCVSDLHGLTELILLPSPCPTSFDEDGDDRVDILGRQPEPRQQFTTGLHPDYASIPR